GAGCAGAGGGTCTCCGAATTACTGCATCTGGTGGGACTGGACCCTCGGACGTATGAACATCGCTATCCTTCCCAATTATCTGGAGGACAACAACAGCGAATTGGACTCGCCCGAGCTTTAGCGACCAATCCTGCGATCATGCTTCTGGACGAGCCTTTTGGCGCTTTGGACGCGATTACCCGTCTCCATTTACAGGACGAAATATTGAAAATCCATAGAGGATCGAATAAGACATTCCTGTTCGTGACACATGATATTAATGAAGCATTCAAGTTGGGGACCCGGGTCATTATTATGAATCAAGGTAAAGTGTGCCAGTTTGATACGCCAAAAGAAATCGTTAAGCATCCTGCCGATGAATTCGTAGCGTCGCTTATTCAATCTTCAAGGGAGCAAGAACGTTTCTGGGAGGACTTAGAATGATCGACTATGCCATCAAACATCCAGATAAGTGGGGAAATGCACTGTTTGAGCATGTGGAAATCCTGGTCATAACCATGTTGATCTCCATTATTGTTGCCGTGCTTCTAACCATCGTAGTCTTAACTTCAGACTGGGTATCACGCGTTTTCATTTATGTTTTTTCCATTCTGTATTCCATCCCCAGCCTGGCTTTGTTCACTATCATGATTCCTGTGACGGGGTTGGGTACAACGACGGCAATCATCGTGCTGATTCTATATAATCAATACATTCTTCTGCGCCACTTTATCGCCGGTTTGAATCATGTGGACCAACCTATCATTGAGGCAGCTACCGGGTTGGGCATGAATCGTTTGCAAATATTGATTCAGATTCGGGCACCCTTGGCAATTCAAACCCTTTTCACAGGACTGCGACTTGCATCTGTATCTACGATTGGCATGGCGACCATTGCTGCATTTATCAACGCAGGCGGGTTAGGGACGATCTTATATGATGGTTTACGCACCATGAATATCGATAAAATTCTATGGGGAAGCATCCTGTCCGCAGGACTTGCCCTAGCGACAAATACATTATTCATTCAGTTGGAAAAACGAATCTATATCGGAGCGGGGAGATAAATTGTGATGAAGGCAGTTGTACTGGAAGGTGCCTGTGCACCTGAAGAACTAAACGTACAGGAGGTTCCTATTCCCGAAGTTAAACCAGGCTGGGTGTTAATCAAAATCAGAGCATTTGGTATTAACCGCTCAGAAATGTATACAAGGCAGGGGCACTCACCCTCCGTACAATTTCCGCGGATCATTGGTATTGAGTGCGTGGGGGAGATCGAGGACGCATCGGATAGCACATTCCAAAAAGGACAGCATGTTGCTTCTCTGATGGGAGGGTTGGGGCGAGAATTTGATGGAAGCTATGCGGAGTATGCTTTGATTCCTTCAGAGCAGGTGTATCTCATTCCTGAAGGAATGGAGTGGACTACGCTCGCTGCCATTCCGGAAATGTATTACACGGCATACGCATCGTTATTTGAAAGTCTTCAATTAACTACGGGAGAAGTGCTTCTCATTCGTGGCGGGACCAGTTCCGTTGGCCTGGCTGCCCTCCAGCTTGCCAAAAGCGTAGGAGCCACCGTAATATCGACCACTCGTGACAGCGGAAAGCTGGCTTATCTTCAACAGGCGGGTGCGGACTTCGCAATACTGGATGATGAACATTTTACAAATAAAGTAGTTGAAATTGCTCCAAATGGCGTAGAAAAGGCGCTGGAATTGATCGGAACGGTGACCTTGAAGGAGTCTTTGCAATTAGTTTCGGAGCGAGGAATCTTATGCATGTCAGGCATCTTAGGCAATGAATGGACCCTTAATTCATTTGAACCATTGGTTGATATACCGACAGGTGTTTTCTTTACCGCCTTTACCAGTGAAGTTATTAAAGAAACGGTGTTGGTCAATCTGTTTAATCATATCAAGGACCATGCGCTTATCCCGCCCATTGCCAAAGTGTTCAAGCTTGAAGAAATAGCAGCGGCTCATCTGTTCATGGAGAGTAATACCGCGAATGGTAAAATCGTAATCATTAATGAATGAGGAGGAAAAAGTTATGAGCAATCGGATCATCCATTACAATCTGGAGACGATTCCAGACGGAGCACGACCTCACTCGGTAACTGCCACCCCAGTTCGAATGGGTAGTCGTCAGACATTACGAGTTACGTTAACGGATGAGGTATCCAAAGGGGAACCCAACGTTGATTTCATCGACATGCCGACATTCTTGAAAATTCCTGTCGAATTTAAGAATGGAACTTTATCAGTGGACATATTAAGCAGGTTACGAGATGATGCTCCGGCTTATGCACGCGGATTTGCAGGATTGGCATATCGTATAAGTGACCATACGGATGCCTTTGAAGCCGTTTATATTCGTCCGCTTAATGGCTTGAAGACACAACCTGAGGCGCCTCATGACAAACGTGCCCTTCAGTATTTCGCATACCCTGATTGGAAATTCAATCGTCTGCGAGAGGAATACCCGGATGGTCGTTTCGAAGCGGGTGCAGACATTGGTCCTGGGGAGTGGGTTAATCTTACGCTAGTCATCGATGATTCGAATCTGAAAGCATATGTTGATGAAACCGATTGTATAACTATAGATAAGACTAAAGCGACAGTAATCACTGGAGATATCGGTCTATTCGTAGACATCGGGACAGAGGCTTTCTTTTCTGACCTTCGAATTACGATCTCCAATTGATCACGTCATTGTGTGCTACTAAAAACAAAACGGTTTGAACTCATCGGATTTTGATCTTTGAACTTGATAAAAAAGTTGCGAAGCTTTGCTGCTTTGGATATGATTATCTAATGTTCAATCAAAAAAATACTTATGTAATCAATTAGTGATAAAAGATAGTGAGGTAGAAAAAATGATCGCAAGAACAGAAGAAGATTTTAATGGCTTGAAGGAAATTGGCAAAATTGTGGCTTCAATTAGAGATGAATTGGTTCAAAGAACCATCCCAGGCATAACCACTAAAGAGCTTGATGATTTGGCAGGAGAGCTTTTTGAGAAAGCTGGCGCAGTTTCTGCTCCAAAAAGTGAATATAATTTCCCGGGATTTACTTGTATTAGTGTTAATGAAGAAGTGGCACATGGTATTCCGGGAGACCGGGTTATTCAAGAAGGGGACATCGTCAATATTGATGTGTCTGGCTCCAAGAACAGTTATTTTGCAGATACGGGAATCTCGTTTGTCGTAGGCGAAGGTGAAGAAGTGTTAACGAAAATATGCGACGTTGTTAAACTGGCATTTGAAGCAGGTCTTAAAAAAGCAAAACCGGGCTCCAAAAAAAGCGGAATCGGAAAGGCCGTATTCCAAACTGCCAGACAGCATGAATTAACGGTTATCAAAAACCTTACAGGACATGGTGTTGGACGTGGAATACACGAAGCACCTGATCACATCTATAATTATAATGATCCATCGGATGATGAATTGTTAAAAGAAGGGATGGTTATCGCATTCGAGCCATTTATCTCAACTTCAGAAGAAGAAGTAGACCAAACAGGAGACGGCTGGACCTTTGTTACTAAAAACAGCTATGTAGCTCAAATAGAACATACCATTATTCTTACTAAAAATGGTCCGATTATTGTCACTCTTTAAGGTGTTCAAACTGAAAGTCGCTAAATTTAGCGACTTTTTTTATTTTATTGGTACGTCAAATTAAATCAAAATATAAACGTTCGCTTATTAATTTATGTTGAAATTATGGAAGGATTTAACGTATATTTAGATCTGATCTTTATGTTATAGACAGAGGTGATTGATTGAGCACATCAAAAAAGCGCGTTCAAGTCATTGATGGACTGCGTGGATTCAGTCTGGTCGGCATTGTGCTGGCGAATATGCTGGCTTTCCAATATGGAATGTATGGCCAGAGCAAGCCCCAACTGTTCGGGATTGGCGGAGCAGATCAGGCTTTCCTCTCATTCCTGCTGATCACTGTGGTGGGAAGTTTTATGCCGATTTTTGCATTTATGTTTGGCTTTGGAATGGTTAAGCTCTCGGAAAGCCTAAAATCACGAGATTTACGACCAAAGTGTCATCTGGCACGCCGTTTTCTACTACTGTTTGGAATCGGATTACTGCACATCATCTATCTGTGGGAAGGGGATATCCTGGCATTTTATGGTGTACTCGGTTTCTTCTTGCTCATGTTCCTTAATCGGAAGCCCAAAACGCTGCTCATATGGGCGGTACTGCTACTCATGGGAGCGGGCATACTTGGTCTCCCGGCATCTAATCCGATGAACCCGCTGGCGATTGAGTCCATTCATATGGAGAACTACATCATTCAAAGTCAGGATGTATACGGCAACGGCACATACGCGGAAATCAGGAATTTCAGTAATAACGGCGATCCATTCGGCGGGGATTTGGAGCTGTCATTTGCCCTGATAGCCCTGATGTTAGCACCACTTATGACGGTGCCGATGTTCCTGCTCGGCATGCACGCTGCCAGAATAGGCACGTTTAGCGATCCCCAAACGATGCGAGCTATGTATCTTCGCCGGGCATCATTATTGATTCCGGTAGGTTTGATACTCAAAGCATACGGTGTATTGGCACCACAATTGGGTGCGGAAGGTTGGCTCGGAATCGGAATCGGCGGGACGCTTGGAGGAGCGTTGCTTGCACTCGGATACATATACGCATTCGCGCTGTTGTATGCTGGAAACCGCCGTTTCAGCCTGATGGGCAGGTTCGAGGCGGTCGGCCGTCTCTCGTTGACGAATTATCTGATGCAGAGCGTAATCTGTACAACAATTTTCTATGGATATGGCCTGGGACTGTTTGGAAGTGCTGGCGTGTTTATCGGAGCAATTATTGCGCTTGCTGTCTACGGTATTCAATTGTGGCTCAGTCCGCTATATCTCAAGAAATTTAGCAATGGTCCTGTCGAGTACCTACTACGGATTTGGACATATCTGTCCTGGAAAGGGCAGCCCAGAAAGAAGAAAAGATCGAATTTAACTGCGAATGAAAACGCGCCTGGTGTCCAGTAAGCATAAGTGTTATCGTGAAACGCAAAAAGAAGCTCGTTCTGATAAAGAAAGGGCTTCTTTTTTTGTAAGATACTAATTTGTAACAGATAAGATACGCCAGTCGGATCCTTCCTTTTTCATAAAGTACAGCTTATCTGTTTCATCTGCTACTAAGGGGAATCACTGAAATATACATTTTGTTGCTTCACAAAAACCTCAATAATACCATCTGGAAGCAAGTTAAACCACGGATCATCGATGTAGTGAAACTTGTTAATTCCCGCTTCCTTAAGGGCAGCTGTGATTTCTTCTTTACTCGAATAGGTGACAAGATGCGGTTCAGGTAACTCCTGGCTTGAAGTATTAGATAAGGGCTTCAAGTCCGAAATTAAAGTACTGCCAGTATAGGAACTTTCAATTGTAATAAGTATATCAAAATGTATATTTTAGATAATAAGAGTCTCAAATAGCTCGAAGTTCTGTATACAAAAATAAATTCGGTACTTATTTTATTAATGGGGACGGACAGTTAAGTTTAGCCGATACAGATGTTTTTTGTACGCATTTTTCGACAAGAACATATGTTTGTTTTTTCCTTTTCTTTTGAGTAAATATTTTGTATGATACAAGAGACGTTGGTAGAGGAGGAGTTTGGATGTATCGACAAGTGGATGATTTTTTAAAGGAATGGGCAGTGGCTGTGAAAGGAACATTGCAAGTATTACAAGCCGTAACAGATGACAAATTAGGACAAAGTATTTTTGAAGGGCATAGTACACTAGGTTGGTTAGGCTGGCATTTAGTAGAAACAACAGGTTATTTTAGTCATTTAGCAGGTTTAACTGTACCAATGATTGGTCAAGATGAGCCAGTTCCAGCGACAGCAAGAGAAATTGTAGCAGCTTACGAAAAAGCAGCAGAGGCGGTCAAGGAAGAGGTAGCCAAGCTATCAAATGAGGACTTGCTAACAGAAACAGGCTTAGAAAGTCTTGCAACAAAAGGTTCATTATTACGTTTCTTAATTGACCACCAAACACATCACCGCGGCCAAATGATGGTGCTATTACGTCAAGCAGGCTTACCAGTACCGCCCGTGATGGGTCCAACAAAAGAAATGCAATAACGAATAGATGTCTTTCTTGGTAGTGGCTCCTCAAAGTTAGAGTCTTTAATAGGCGGCTGATTGATTGGTTTGAGTTCGGTATTGCATTTAAATTAGAGGTAGGTGCAAACATGATCCAATTAACAAACCGCCAGGCACGGCAATTTCTATTGCTGAAGCATGGACTTTTGGGCGAATATAAATTTAGTGAAAAGCAGGGCGTATTGGACTTTGCTCGGCAGGTCAGCTGCATTCAATACGACCCCATCGATGTTTGCGGAAAAAACGCCGAATTGGTGCTACAGTCGCGAATCAAGGGATTTACCAAGGGAATGCTCGCCGAGTTGCTGTATGAGGATAGAAGCCTTGTCGATTATCCCGACAAGAACCTAGCCATTATCTCTGTCGAGGACTGGCCGTATTTTGAGCGATACAGGCAAGCCGCAAGGCAACATGCCGAACGTTATCCCGAAATGGAAGCGTTGACTACGTAAGTACGGGTTCATATCCAAAATCACGGTGCACTAAGTTCGGATGATTTAAAATTGGATGGGGATTTCTCTTGGCAATCAGCCATCCACTGGAGCGGTGGAAACAATTCATCTCGATCGGTGCTGGAACAGATGTATTCGACGGGTGAGTTGATTATCCATCATAAAAAAGGAACCGTAAATATTACGATATAGCCAAGAAGTACATACAACCAAATCTGCTGAATGCATCAGAACCGCTGGAGGATGAGCTTGAGCATCATAAGTGGCGGGTACTGCGTCGAATCGGCTCTGTTGGTCTCTTATGGAATCGTGCGTCAGATGCATGGCTGAATATATGGGGGCTGAAAGCAGCACAGCGCACCGAGGTTTTTCGCCAGCTATTACACGAAAATCGCATTGTTGCTGTTGCTGTGGAACAAATGAAGGATATGCTGTACTGCCTCGCGGAAGATTTACCACTTATTGAAGCCGTTCTGAGAAATCAGGAGCAGAAATTGCGTTGTGAGCTTATTGCCCCTCTAGATAATTTCATATGGGACAGAAAACTGATCAACAAATTGTTTGGCTTCGATTACACCTGGGAGATTTACACGCCTGCAATCAAACGAGAATTCGGCTATTATGTGCTGCCTCTATTATATGGAGAAAGCTTCATTGGACGGGCCGAGATAATCGTGGAGCGTAAAACTGGAACGCTCGTTCTTAAAAACATCTGGTACGAGAACGGTGTGAAGCAAACAACGCAATTGCGAACAGCCTTGAACAGTTGTTTCCAAAAGTTTGCGATATTCAACGGGTGTGAGACGATTTCGGCAGAGTCTATAAACTGATATTTCCTGTATTTGTATATAGGTAATGAATTTGGATACCGTTCTGAATCGACATCCTCACCAACCATAAATTAAAAAAGGTCATTCCGCTAACGGATAACGTTAGTTTAACAAACAGGCCACAATTGGTACATTTATCACTCATAAAAGAACTCTCCAGACTAGGAGGGTTATTGCATTTTTATCCATATGTTTGCGGGTGGTGTCAGTTACGCTGGTATTGCCCCTAAAAGTAGGTAGTTTGTTCTAGCTCGAAGAATGACCATAATTAATTTTGTGTGCTTATATTACCTTTATTTGCTATACTCACTGAAGAATAAGAAATATCCCTAATGTTTCCTGTTACAATTTGTAGTTTTATAGATTCAACATATCAACTCTAATACATAAGCTAACTATTATAGTGCGGGCAGTGGTAAGGTAATGCGAAATGATAGATGTAGCATATACATTCAACTTTTTCCACTCAGGCTTGAAAGGATCGTTATTGTGCTAAAAATTATTAATTTTCTTCTTTTCTTGCTGATCATATGGGTAGTTATCTTTTATCCTTTTCGTTTTGCTTGGTTTGAAGGTTTGAAACAGATTCCTGCAGATCTTCATGTTGTTTATTTACTTTTCTTGTTCTTTGGATATCTGATCTGCTCAACCGCTATGGGACTTATGGTTGGCAAGAT
This Paenibacillus xylanexedens DNA region includes the following protein-coding sequences:
- a CDS encoding ABC transporter ATP-binding protein, with protein sequence MGPPAIKFHHVCKTYSKSNEYAVNDVNLSIEEGEFITILGSSGSGKTTLLKMVNRLYEPSQGNIQLFGEDIAAIDPVMLRRKIGYVIQQVGLFPHMTIAKNIATVPRLLKWGKEKTEQRVSELLHLVGLDPRTYEHRYPSQLSGGQQQRIGLARALATNPAIMLLDEPFGALDAITRLHLQDEILKIHRGSNKTFLFVTHDINEAFKLGTRVIIMNQGKVCQFDTPKEIVKHPADEFVASLIQSSREQERFWEDLE
- a CDS encoding ABC transporter permease, whose product is MIDYAIKHPDKWGNALFEHVEILVITMLISIIVAVLLTIVVLTSDWVSRVFIYVFSILYSIPSLALFTIMIPVTGLGTTTAIIVLILYNQYILLRHFIAGLNHVDQPIIEAATGLGMNRLQILIQIRAPLAIQTLFTGLRLASVSTIGMATIAAFINAGGLGTILYDGLRTMNIDKILWGSILSAGLALATNTLFIQLEKRIYIGAGR
- a CDS encoding zinc-binding alcohol dehydrogenase family protein gives rise to the protein MKAVVLEGACAPEELNVQEVPIPEVKPGWVLIKIRAFGINRSEMYTRQGHSPSVQFPRIIGIECVGEIEDASDSTFQKGQHVASLMGGLGREFDGSYAEYALIPSEQVYLIPEGMEWTTLAAIPEMYYTAYASLFESLQLTTGEVLLIRGGTSSVGLAALQLAKSVGATVISTTRDSGKLAYLQQAGADFAILDDEHFTNKVVEIAPNGVEKALELIGTVTLKESLQLVSERGILCMSGILGNEWTLNSFEPLVDIPTGVFFTAFTSEVIKETVLVNLFNHIKDHALIPPIAKVFKLEEIAAAHLFMESNTANGKIVIINE
- the map gene encoding type I methionyl aminopeptidase, with the protein product MIARTEEDFNGLKEIGKIVASIRDELVQRTIPGITTKELDDLAGELFEKAGAVSAPKSEYNFPGFTCISVNEEVAHGIPGDRVIQEGDIVNIDVSGSKNSYFADTGISFVVGEGEEVLTKICDVVKLAFEAGLKKAKPGSKKSGIGKAVFQTARQHELTVIKNLTGHGVGRGIHEAPDHIYNYNDPSDDELLKEGMVIAFEPFISTSEEEVDQTGDGWTFVTKNSYVAQIEHTIILTKNGPIIVTL
- a CDS encoding DUF418 domain-containing protein — encoded protein: MSTSKKRVQVIDGLRGFSLVGIVLANMLAFQYGMYGQSKPQLFGIGGADQAFLSFLLITVVGSFMPIFAFMFGFGMVKLSESLKSRDLRPKCHLARRFLLLFGIGLLHIIYLWEGDILAFYGVLGFFLLMFLNRKPKTLLIWAVLLLMGAGILGLPASNPMNPLAIESIHMENYIIQSQDVYGNGTYAEIRNFSNNGDPFGGDLELSFALIALMLAPLMTVPMFLLGMHAARIGTFSDPQTMRAMYLRRASLLIPVGLILKAYGVLAPQLGAEGWLGIGIGGTLGGALLALGYIYAFALLYAGNRRFSLMGRFEAVGRLSLTNYLMQSVICTTIFYGYGLGLFGSAGVFIGAIIALAVYGIQLWLSPLYLKKFSNGPVEYLLRIWTYLSWKGQPRKKKRSNLTANENAPGVQ
- a CDS encoding DinB family protein, producing MYRQVDDFLKEWAVAVKGTLQVLQAVTDDKLGQSIFEGHSTLGWLGWHLVETTGYFSHLAGLTVPMIGQDEPVPATAREIVAAYEKAAEAVKEEVAKLSNEDLLTETGLESLATKGSLLRFLIDHQTHHRGQMMVLLRQAGLPVPPVMGPTKEMQ
- a CDS encoding DNA glycosylase AlkZ-like family protein; translation: MIQLTNRQARQFLLLKHGLLGEYKFSEKQGVLDFARQVSCIQYDPIDVCGKNAELVLQSRIKGFTKGMLAELLYEDRSLVDYPDKNLAIISVEDWPYFERYRQAARQHAERYPEMEALTT
- a CDS encoding DNA glycosylase AlkZ-like family protein is translated as MEDELEHHKWRVLRRIGSVGLLWNRASDAWLNIWGLKAAQRTEVFRQLLHENRIVAVAVEQMKDMLYCLAEDLPLIEAVLRNQEQKLRCELIAPLDNFIWDRKLINKLFGFDYTWEIYTPAIKREFGYYVLPLLYGESFIGRAEIIVERKTGTLVLKNIWYENGVKQTTQLRTALNSCFQKFAIFNGCETISAESIN